The Maylandia zebra isolate NMK-2024a linkage group LG7, Mzebra_GT3a, whole genome shotgun sequence genome contains a region encoding:
- the sppl3 gene encoding signal peptide peptidase-like 3, producing MAEQGYSSWAYSLVDSSQVSTFLISILLIVYGSFRSLNMDCENQDKDKDGNPSTTGSFNNNNTNNSIQTIDSTQALFLPIGASVSLLVMFFFFDSVQVVFTICTAVLATIAFAFLLLPMCQYLTRPCSPQNKISFGCCGRFTLAELLSFSLSVMLVLIWVLTGHWLLMDALAMGLCVAMIAFVRLPSLKVSCLLLSGLLIYDVFWVFFSAYIFNSNVMVKVATQPAENPIDVLSRKLHLGPGMGRDVPRLSLPGKLVFPSSTGSHFSMLGIGDIVMPGLLLCFVLRYDNYKKQATGEVPGPGNMSGRMQRVSYFHCTLIGYFVGLLTATVASRIHRAAQPALLYLVPFTLLPLLTMAYLKGDLRRMWSEPFHTKSSSSRFLEV from the exons GTCATTAAACATGGATTGTGAGAACCAGGACAAGGATAAGGATGGAAACCCTTCAACAACGGGGTCATTCAATAACAACAATACAAACAACA GCATTCAGACTATAGACTCCACACAGGCCCTGTTTCTGCCCATAGGAGCCTCAGTGTCTCTGCTagtcatgtttttcttcttcgaCTCTGTACAGGTGGTCTTCACCATCTGCACTGCAG TTCTTGCAACAATTGCATTTGCATTCCTTTTGTTGCCAATGTGCCAGTATCTGACCAGACCCTGCTCCCCACAGAACAA GATTTCGTTTGGTTGCTGTGGGCGCTTCACTCTGGCTGAGCTCCTGTCTTTCTCACTCTCTGTTATGCTGGTGCTCATCTGGGTGCTGACTGGACACTGGCTTCTCATGGACG ctttagccaTGGGCTTGTGCGTCGCCATGATAGCGTTTGTGCGACTTCCCAGTCTGAAGGTGTCttgcctgctgctgtcaggaCTGCTCATTTATGATGTTTTCTGG GTGTTTTTCTCAGCATACATCTTCAATAGTAATGTGATGGTCAAAGTAGCCACTCAGCCTGCTGAAAATCCCATAGATGTCCTGTCCAGGAAGCTCCATTTGGGGCCGGGGATGGGCCGTGACGTACCCCGCCTCTCCTTGCCCGGCAAACTCGTCTTTCCCAG TTCCACAGGAAGTCACTTCTCGATGCTGGGAATAGGAGACATCGTGATGCCAGGGCTGCTGTTATGCTTTGTCCTGCGTTATGATAACTACAAGAAGCAAGCGACCGGGGAAGTCCCAGGGCCCGGTAACATGTCTGGACGCATGCAGCGCGTCTCCTATTTCCACTGCACTCTCATCGGATACTTTGTAG GACTGCTGACTGCCACCGTGGCCTCCAGGATCCATCGTGCTGCACAGCCCGCTCTGCTCTACCTGGTGCCCTTCACCCTGCTGCCTCTGCTCACCATGGCCTACCTGAAG GGGGATTTGCGGCGCATGTGGTCTGAGCCTTTCCACACTAAGTCTAGCAGCTCTCGCTTCCTAGAGGTATGA